Within Acidimicrobiales bacterium, the genomic segment AGCGACGAATCGACGAACCGTCCACCGGTCTACCTGGGCAGGGGACACGAGCCCGGCGCGAGCCGACCATTCGATGAAATGCCGGAGGTCCTTGGCGTAGGCGACCCGCGTAGAGGCGCTCACCCTCTGCAAGGAGCGGAGGAACTCCTCCACCATCCAGGTCACGCAGGTCAAGCTAGACCAGCCGCGAGCCAATCCTGCGGCAACGTCGACCACCCGGCGTCGCCCTTGCGGCGCAAGGCGTGTACCTACCTCGGCGGGACCTGGAATGGTGAAAGTCCGCTCTGCGCAGTCGACTAGCCTCGAGAGAGTGACCCTTCGCTCTCCCGAGGAATACCTCTCCTCCGTGGCGGACGGCAGGCGGGTTCACTATCGCGGCCGGTGGATACAGGACATACGTGCCGAGCCCGAGCTGGCGGTCGCCTTGGAGCACGCGGCACTCGACTACCGGGTGGCGGAGATGCCCGAATACCGGCATCTCGCGGTGTGGGAAGATCCCGAGACCGGTGAGGCGCACAGCAGCTACTGGAAGATCCCTCGCAATTCCGAGGACCTGCTCGCACGGTCGCGTCTGATCGAGACCGTCACGGGCCTCGGCGGCACGATGGTCACGCTCATCAAGGAGATCGGCTCCGACGCTTGCTTCGCGCTGCTGAGAGTCTTGGAGGGAGAAGCCCTCGAGAGAGCCCGCGCCTTCTGGAGCCGCTGCAGAGACCGGGACTTGGCGGTGGCAGTGGCGCAGACGGACGTGAAGGGAGACCGCTCGCTTCCACCCCACATGCAGCCGGATCCCGACCACTACGTCCGCATCGTCGATCGGGGGCCCGAAGGGATCGTCGTCAGGGGAGCCAAGGCGCACACGTCCGTCTCGGTGAACGCAGACGAGATCGTGGTGCTCCCCACCCGCGCGATGGGCCCGGAGGACCAGGACTGGTCGGTCGCCTTCGCCGTCCCGACCAACACCCCCGGGCTGTCGCTGTACGTGTCGTCGTACGGGGCCACGTCGAGCGAGGACGAATTCACGCATCCGCTGTCGGGTCGCCACAAGATGCTCGAGACTCTCACCGTCTTCGACGACGTCTTCGTCCCGGCCGAACGGGTCTTCCTCGCAGGCGAGCACCATCTTGCCGGGCCTCTGGCCCTGGCGTTCGTCGAATACCACCGTTTCACGGCCGTGTCGTACAAGCTCCCACTATTGGACGCCCTCGTGGGTTGTGCCGTGTCTCTGGCAGAGATGAACGGCGTCGCACGTGCAGGTCACATACGCGAAAAGATCGCTCAGCTGGTGGCGTACTCGGAGGAGGTTCGCGGGCTCACAGAACTGGCAGCCGTCCGTGCCAGACACGAACGAGGAATCGCATACCCCGACCCACTCACGACGAACCTGGCCAAGTTCCGCTTCGCTACCGGCTACCACCAGGCTCTCGAATGGGTGCAGGACTGTGCGGGGGGGCTGCTCGTCACCGGGCCCGGGGGCGAAGACTGGGAGAATCCCGAGACTCGCAAGGTCCTGGAGAAGTACTTCGCGGCAGCTGCTCCGGCCGAAGAGCGCCTACGGATGATGAACCTCGCGTCGGAGCTCACCGCTAGGGACTTCGGGGGATACCACGCGGTCCTCGCGGTTCATGCCGAAGGCTCGATCGAAGCAGAGAAGCTGCAACTGGTTCGCTCCTGGGACCGGGAACGTGCGGTTTCGTATGCCCGGAGGCTCGCGGGACTCGACTGAACTGAACCGTCGGACTTGGCCATCGGAGACACCTGCTACGCGCTCGAGGCAGGAGTACCCAGGCTCGTGCAGGGAGGCGACACCAGCCGGTCCCTCAGATCGAGCCGAACCGCTTCCGCTCCCGGATACCCCCAGAGTCAACAAAGTGAGTACCAGCCGCCCTCCTCCGCGACCGCACCGCTCTGCACCAGCCGTTCCAAGCACGAAGCCAACGCACTCGGAGACATGCCCGTGAGAACTGCGAGTCTCTCGGGAGGAGCCGGACCGGATGCGAGGGCGTCGAGTAGAGACCGCGACGAAGCGTCGTCGGGCGGGCACTTGGGGGCGCCGGGGGAAGATCGGCCGACGGAAGAGCTCTCCACGCATCGCGATCTCCCGCCTCCGAGACCGAGGAGGCAGAGGACGTCCAGCGCGTCACGAGCGGGAACGGCGCACTCCACCAGCAGAGCGTTGGTACCGTCCGATGCCGGGGACGTCACGGGTCCCGGTACCGCCATCACCGGGCGGTCGCGCACCAGCGCCTCGTCGACAGTGTGATGCGTACCGCTGTGCCGATGAGACTCCACGACCACGACGACTTCCGCCAGGCCGGCGATGAGACGGTTTCGGGCCGGGAAGTGCCATTGCCGAGGACCGACACCCAGCGGATGCTCGCTCAAGAGGACCCCTTCACTCCCCACCCGTGACCAGAGGTCCCGATTGGCCGACGGATATGGGACGTCCAAGCCACTTCCCACGACCCCCGCCGGCCGACCCCCTGCTCCCAGCACCCCCCGATGGGCTTCCGTGTCGATTCCACGTGCCAGTCCCGAGACGACCGTGACCCCAGCCTCGGCGAGCTCGGACCCCAATCTTCTGGCCACACCTCTTCCGTACGGAGTGCATCGCCTGGTGCCGACGACGGCCGCACATCGATTCTCCAGTACCGACACGTCCCCCTTCGCGAACAGCACCGGGGGAGGGTCGGGGTCGCCGGAGAGTCGCTTCGGCCAGGCGAGGCTCCGCGGAGTCAGTATCGTCACACCTGCGCTTCGGTGTCTGTCCAGTACCTCTCGGGGATCGACGATCCGAGCCGCCGCGCACCAGCGACGCGTGATGTCGTCCAACCGACGCGAGTGCCTCCCGAGTGCCTTTGCGACAGTGTCGCGGTCTCCGTCCAGGATCGCCTCCCAGGCGCGTCCAGGTCCGAGTGCCAACAGCAAGGCCAGGCGTTTGGGCCCGACCTCCGGAAGGGACGCGAGTGCCACGGTGGCGGCGAGCTCGTCGTCGCCGGGGACTCCCTCGGCGGACTTGGGCGCGCGTGAAGTGTCAGACACCGGTTGCATACCTCCCGAGATCCGCTCTGAGCAGAAGGGACTGCTCGAGGTGGCGCGCTCGGAGGGGTCCCTCGTGATCCTCCAAGTCCGCCAGGGTGAGAGCCACCAGACGGATCCTCCTCAACCCTCTGGCGGAGATCCGTCCCGTGGAAACCGCACGGTCCGCGACCTGTCGGGCGGACCGGTCCATCGGAGCCAACTCGTCCAGCCGATCGTCCGGTATCTCTGCGTTGGTCCGGAATCCGCGTCGCCTGCTGCGTTCCCTCACCGCCCGAACCCGCCCGGCAACCTCCGCTGTCGTCTCCTCACGCGCCTCGGAGAGGAGCGCCTCGGGGTGTGGTGCGGACACCTCGACTCTGAGGTCGAACCTGTCCAACAGGGGGCCGGAGAGACGTCTCGTGTATCTGGCCCGAGCCGTAGAGGTGCACGTGCAGGAACACGGTCCGTGGGGTGAACCGCAGGGGCAGGGGTTGGTCGCGCCCACCAACATGAACCTCGCAGGGAAGCAGACGCTCTCGCGAGCGCGCACGATTCGAACCACGCCCTCTTCGATCGGCTGGCGGAGCGTCTCCAGCACGGAGCCCGGAAACTCGGCCAACTCGTCGAGGAACAACACACCTCGGTGAGCGAGTGAGACCTCGCCGGGCATCACCCGCGTGCCGCCACCCCCGACCATCGCCACTCGGGATGCAGTGTGATGCGGGGCGCGGAAGGGAGGTCGCCGTAGAAGGCCGTCGACCTCACTCAGCAGTCCGGCGACAGAGTGGATGCGCGTCACTTCCAAGGCATCTTCGTCGTCCAGATCCGGGAGCAGGCCGGGGAGTCGACGTACGAGCATCGACTTTCCGACACCCGGTGGACCCACGAGGAGCAGACCGTGACCCCCCGCAGCGGCCACCTCGAGGGCCCAACGGGCTATCGGCTGCCCCCTGACGTCCGCCAGATCCGGCGAGGGGACTTCACGGTCTCTAATCACGGGAGCGGGAGGATCGGGCCAGGGACGGTTTCCTCGCAAGACGGCCAGTAGGGTCGCGAGATCGGGGCTCGTGCGCACTCGGACTCCGCGCACCAGGGAGGCCTCGGCCACCGAAGCTTCCGCTACCACCACCTGGCCTGCCGAGATGCTCGCCACCATGGGCAGGACTCCCGGGACGGGCCTGAGGGAACCGTCGAGCCCCAGTTCGGCTATGAACGCCCGACCTGCCACGACCTCTGGTGACAACAGCCCCTCGGCGACCAGAAGACCGACGGCTATGGCCAGATCGAATCCGGAACCCTCCTTCCTCACCGAAGAGGGAGCCAGGTTGACGGTGATTCGCCTCTGAGGCCAGTGCTCACCGGACGACAGCAGGGCGGCTCGTACCCGATCGCGGGCCTCACGACACGCAGTGTCCGGCAGACCGACGATGGCAAAACCGGGGAGACCGTTCGACACGTGCACCTCGACCCGCACCTCTCGGCCGTCGACACCGACACAGGTGGCAGAAGGGATCGCGGCCAGCATGGGATCCTCCTCACCGTGGTTCCCGGGAGGGGCTCGCGCCGCCGATGCACGGGTAAACCGAGACGGGTGCGCCACCCCGAGTCGAAGTGTCTCGTCCGAGCAGGGAAGCGCCCGATTCGACGGAAAGTCTGCCGGCGGACAGGAGGATACCGACGGGGCAGCCTCGACGACTCTGCTGCGTGCATAGCCTTGGGGTTCGCCTCGTCTGCTCTGGGCGGCGCCCTCACCTCACGAACGTCTCTCGCTCGTAGCGCACCACGGCTCTGATCTCTTCGTCGCTGAGGCGACCCTCGAACGCGGGCATACCGCCGAATCCATGGCGAACACGGTCGAGGTGTTCCTCCTCGGAGAGTCGCTCGGCGACACCCCGGAGGTCCGGCCCGACGAATCCCGATCCGTCGGGCGCATGGCACCCGGCACAGATCCGTTCGTACACCCTCTCCCCGAGGCCGCCGGGGCTCTGGGAATCGCTCCGAGTTGCGCCCGCACCACCCTCAGAACCACACGCGACGGCCAACGTCGCCAGCGCTACCACCAGGAGCTTCCGGCCCTTCGTCTTGTGAGTTGGGGGGGTCCACGGACCGACGAGCGGACGGCTCACCGAGCCATGTCGTGACGTCGACGCCACCCGCGCGCCGATTCGGCGCCACACCGACTTCAGGAGGAGAATCGCGAACGTGGGATACGACCCCCACCGCCCGTATCGAGCGAACCGAACCGACTGGCTCGTGATGGTCGCGGCACTCGTGGCCACGGCCGCACTGGTCGCCTGGGCACTGTTCGGCTGATCGCCCACTGAGGCGCGGAGCCCTGCGACACCTACAGAGACCGTTCCGCCCGAGCCCACCGTGTCTGCGAATGACTTCAGTTGGCCGATTCCGCTGCGATCCAGGTGTATGTGGCGACCACCACGGTCTCTCCGTCCGGTCGATGCTCCACCGCGACGTCCCTCACCGCTGCAAGGCGTAGCCGTTGAGTCCAACCGTCAGCCGAGGTGACCGAGAGCACTTCTCCCGTGCGCAGGATCCGCTGCAGCAGCTCCCTGTCCTGCCGCTCGCGCACGTCCACGGCTATGGTGCCCGAGACAGGGCGCTGTCGCCGAGACGTGTACTGGATCCACCGAGTCCCCTGTCTCGGCCGAGGTATGAGTTCCTCGGGCGGCACGGTGGCTATGAGCATCACGTCCAGCAGGCGGCGTGCCGGATGCCGGGGAAGGTAACCCTCTTCGGCCACGTATGCGAACGTACCGCCGCCGGAGTCGTCGGTCGCGGATGCTCCCACGCGTACCCCCCGTCACGTGACGCCTCGCCGGACCGCTCGACAGCCGTTGTTTCGTCTCAGAAAGCGTCTTCTATCACGTCGACCGAACCGCCCTGCACACACGCGACGTCGAACCGTACCCGTGTCGCAGAGGGTCGGTTCGTGGCCAGCCACTGGGCCGCCAGACGTCGGATCCGCGCACGTTTGGTGGGTGTTACCGCCTCGGCCGGCGCACCGAACCGACAGGTGGTCCTGGTCTTCACTTCGCAGAAGACCAACGTCCCCTGCCGTTCGCACACCAAGTCGAGCTCTCCTTCTCGGACCCGCCAATTGCGGTCCAAGATCCGCCAGCCTCGTCGCCTGTACCAGCCGGCAGCCAGGTCCTCACCGTACCGCCCGGTGAGGCGAGTGCGCCCTTTTACCTCTGCAGTAGCTGCAGTGGCGTCGTCTCGGCCGGCAGCGACCGTATTAGTCTCAGCGGGGTATCTCTCAGAAGTCGCGCTTTTCCTTGATCTTGGCTTTCTTGCCGACTCGACCTCGCAGGTAATACAGCTTTGCCCTGCGGACGTCGCCCCGCGAGGCGACCTCGATCTTCGCGATCATCGGCGAGTGCACGGGAAAGATGCGCTCCACACCCACGCCGAAACTGATCTTGCGTACGGTGAAGGTCTCGCGTACACCCGATCCGCGCCGAGCAATCACCACACCTTCGAAAACCTGGATGCGCTCCTTGTCGCCTTCGACCACCCTGTAGTGGACGCGTACCCGATCCCCGGGGCCGAACTCGGGGACGTCCTGTCGGAGCGAAACCCGGTCTACGACGTCGGTGGGATTCATCTCAGCTCCTCGAAGAGTCGTCTGTATCGTCGGGCAGGCAAAGGCTACGACCGCGACGACGCCGTTCACAACGCCACCGCTCTCGTCTACCCGGAGAAGCCGATCCGACGACCCCGGATCGACATCACTCGTCCGCGTCCGGCGGAAACTCGCAGATGAGGCGCAGTTCCTCTTCGCTGAGCCCGCCGCGGGCCGCTATCAGATCAGGCCTTCGGCGGAGGGTTCTCTGCAACGACCGTGCCCTGCGCCAGCGACGGATCTGCTCGTGGTCCCCCGACCGCAGCACCGGGGGAACCCGCCAACCACGAAAGTCGGCGGGCCTCGTGTAATGCGGATGTTCGAGCAGTCCCTCGACGAACGAGTCCTCATGAGCCGAGCACTCGTTCCCGAGAACCCCGGGCACCAACCGAGTCACGGCTTCCACCACGACCATGGCGGCTACCTCGCCTCCGGAGAGCACGAAGTCGCCGATGGAGAGCTCACCGTCGGATAGGTGCCGCCGTATCCGTTCGTCCACACCCTCGTAACGCCCACACAGCAGTGAGAAGCCCCCAGAATCCGCCAGGGATCTCGCCATCGATTGGTCGAAACGGTCACCAGCCGGATCAAGAAGGAACAGGGGTCTGGGAGGGTTCGCGGCCTCGACCACTCTGAAGACGGGTTCGGGCATCAACACCATCCCGCCACCACCACCGAAAGGAGCGTCGTCCACCGACCGGTGGGTGTCGTCGGCTCCCTCACGGATGTCGTGCACACGGATGTCTAGAAGCCCGCGCTCGCGCGCCTTGCCGATCAAGCTCGAGTCGAAGAAGTGAACGAGCATCTCCGGGAAGATGGTGAAGACGTCGACACGCAAGGCAGCCACCGGCGGACCCCTACAAGTCGAGGAGTCCCGGAGGGGTGTCGACGACGATCCTGTCGCCGGCGATCTGGACGACGAACGTGAGAGGGATCAGCGTTCCCGATTCCAGCACCAGCAGGTCAGATGCGGGATTCGCCTGCACCGCCACCACTGCCCCCACCGACGAACCGTCCCTCGTCACCACGTGCGCGCCGATCATCTCGTGGACCCAGTCGGCCTCGGGATCGTCGATGGGCCGAGCCAAGAGAACCACCCCACGCAGACGCTCGGCCCCATCGCGGTCGGTCACCCCTTCGAACTGCATCAGCCATCGACGCTTGTGAGGACGAGCGGCTTTGACCACGAGGGAACGCTCTGTGCCGGCGATCCTGAACTCGCAGCCCGCAACGGTTCGCTCGCTCCTGTTCGAGACCAGCGAGACCACCACCTCGCCTCGCAGGCCGTGGGGTTTCACCACCCGTCCGACCTCGAGGAGCCGATCGTCTCCTCTGCCCTTCACCGATCCGGGAGTTGCCGTCATCGGTTCGGAACCTCCCGGAGTCGAGTCAGCCGTAGAACTCCACCTCTACGCGCTCACCTTCCTGCGCTGCCGCAGCCGCCACCAGCGTGCGGATCGCATGAGCCACCCTTCCCCGCTTCCCGATGACGCGACCCATGTCCTGCGGGTCGACGTGCACGTCGATCTTGATGGGGTCGCGGTCGTCTGAGAGCTCCACCGAGACGGCATCGGGCCGGGTGACCACCGACTTGGCAAGGTACTCGGCCACGTCCCTCGCCATCACTCCCCTGAGCCGATTCGCGTCCAGCTCGTTGTGGTCGTACAGGTCCTCGTTCACGAGTCGGTCCCCTTGGCAGACGCGGCGGCCTTCGCCGCGGTGAACTGCTCCCAGGCACCGGATATCTCGAGCAGCTTCCGGACTCGATCGGTCGGTTGCGCACCCTTCAGCAACCAGTCGACTGCCCTGTCGTTATGGATCTTCACCTCGGAGGGCTCGGTGCGCGGGTTGTAGCTGCCGATTATCTCTATGAAGCGTCCGTCTCGGGCGCGCCGAGAGTCTGCCGCCACGACACGGTAGGTGGGTTGCTTCTTCTTGCCCATCCGCATCAGGCGTAACTTCACCACTTCTGCTCACCTCGCTCGAGACGGGAAACCGTTTCTACGACAGCCTTCTCAGACCCTCGCAAGGTGCAAAGCATACCGGCCGGGATCATGTGCAACCTCACCGCCCACCACACCTGGACTCCCGACCACATCCCGCCGCACGGTGCAGACCACGGCAGGAGCGGCCTCGACACTCATCGGCCGGGCACTCGAAGACCGCTCCTCGGGTAGGCGCACTCGGGGCCTGGGTGGTCCGCGGTCCTCCTCAGTCGAACCCCAACGGACTACCCGACGCCGGAAAACCGTCGATCTCGCCGGCGGGTGGTCCCGACATACCCGGCCTCGGCAGGCCACCCTTCGGGGTGACCCGGCCTCCCTTTCGTACCTTTCCCTTGCCTCGTCCCGACTTCCGCTTGCGCGCGGCCGCCATTCGCTTGGTCCCCAAGCCCATCCAGTTGTTCAGCATCTTGCGCACGCGCAGGAACTGCTGGACCAGATCGCTCACATCTGAAGGACTGGTACCCGAGCCCCGCGCAATCCGCTCCCGGCGAGACCCGTCGATGATCTCCGGCCTCACACGCTCCTCCGGTGTCATAGAGCGGATGATCGCCTCGACCCTGCGGACTTCACGGTCGTCGATCTCCTGGTTGCGTAACTCGCGAGGGACGCCGGGGAGCATCGAGACGAGATTCGAGATCGGTCCCATCTTCTTGACGGCCTGTAACTGCTCGAGAAAGTCGTCGAGAGTAAACCGTCCCTCGACGAGTTTGCGGGCGGCTTCTGCGGCCTTGTCCCGCTCGTAGGCCTCCTCGGCCTTCTCGATCAGTGTGAGCACGTCGCCCATGCCGAGGATGCGACCGGCGAGGCGATCGGGATGGAAGAGGTCGAAGTCTTCGACTTTCTCGCCCGAGGACGCAAAAAAGATCGGGCGCCCGATGGTCTCCTTCACCGAGAGAGCCGCGCCTCCTCTGGCGTCGCCGTCGAGCTTGGTGAGGATCACCCCGTCGATGCCGACGGCAGCGTGGAAGCGCTCCGCCACCCTCACAGCGTCCTGCCCGGTCATGGCGTCGACCACGAGGAACCGATAGTGGGGCGAGACCGCTTCGCCGATGCGCCGGACCTCGTCCATCAGCTCCTCGTCGATGGCCAGACGCCCCGCCGTGTCGACGATCACCACGTCCGCACCTTCGGCCTTGGCCGCTTCGACCCCGGACTTTGCGACGCGAATGGGATCGGTCGGCTCGCTGAACACGGGGACGCCGATTCGCTCGCCGAGAGTGCGCAGCTGGTCCACGGCGGCCGGCCGCTGCAGATCGGCCCCCACCAGGACGGGTCGGCGGCCCTTCTTCTTGAACCAGAGGGCGAGCTTCGCCGCGGTCGTCGTCTTCCCGGAACCCTGTAGCCCGGCCAGCAACACCACCGTAGGAGGCTTGGCGGGATATTCGAGTTCGACCGTCTGGCCTCCGAGAGCTGCTACAAGCTCGTCGTGGACCGCCTTAACCACCTGCTGCGCGGGTGTCAGGGCGGCATGAGCCGAAGCTCCCACGCAACGCTCGCGCACTCGACCGACGAAAGCCCGCGCAACCTCGACGTTGACGTCCGCCTCGAGGAGAGCCCGCCTGATGTCCCTCAGAGCCTCGTCGACGTCCTCCGCCCTGAGGGTGCCGCGACCCCTCAGACGGCCGAGGATCCCCTCGAGGCGCTCGGAGAGTTGCTCGAACAACGCTCAGCTGCTCAAGCGGACGGATCGTCCGCTTCCGAGCTCATCTCTTCATCCCGGGCCCCACCGGCACTCGCACCCTCCTCGGCTCCTGTTCCGTTGGAACCGTCTGTACCGGAGACGCTGAGCCTGTTTTCGACCGCCAACACACCCGGAACGGATGCAGCGACCTTGGCCATCTCCTCCCGGGCGCCCTCGTCGGGAACCGACCCAGAGAGTTCGACCCGCCCCGACACCACGCGAACCTCGGGCTGCGGCAGGTGCCAGGTACGCGGAGCGTGTGACAACTCGAACTTCACCTTCTCGGCCAGGTCCTCGTCTGAGAGCGCCTCGTCTCGCCGCACGAGCCTCCCGATACCGGAGCCTCGTCCCGACGTCTGTGACCCCACGAAGAATCCGACCACCGCACCGAGGGCCATGAAGAAGAACCCCTTCAGACCCATCAACCGGCCCGCCCTGGCGGAGACGACGAAAGGCGCCCGGCCGGCCTTGTAACCGACCTTCAGCGACAAGCCGGCGAGTGACAAGACCAGCTTGAACGGAAACAAGATCACACGAATCAATTTCATTCTCCAGGTCCCTCCTCGGATCCTCGAATCCCACCGTCGCGACCGTCTCGCGAGTCGCTCGCCTCATCGGCCGTACCGGAGACGTCGGCGAGGAGTCCGTCTACGAACTCCACGGGGTCGAACTCGACCAAGTCGTCCGGACCTTCGCCGAGCCCCACCAACTTCACGGGTATGCCCAGCTCCGATTCGATCGAGAACACGATTCCCCCCTTCGCCGACCCGTCGAGCTTAGTTAGGACGACTCCGGTCACGCCCACCGCCTCGGCGAACGTCTTGGCCTGGGCAAGTCCGTTCTGACCGGTCGTGGCGTCGACTACCAGGAAGACCTCACACACCGTGCCGGCCCCCTTCTCCGCCACCCTCCTGACCTTCTTCAACTCCTCCATGAGGTTCGTGCGGGTGTGAAGCCTTCCCGCGGTGTCGGCCAGCACTAGATCCGACCCGCGGGCGGCGGCTGCTTCGATCGCGTCGTACACCACCGACGCCGGGTCGGCTCCTTCGTGAGCCGACACCACGGATGCGCCCACCCTCTCGGCCCACGACTCCAGCTGCTCGGTCGCGGCTGCACGAAACGTGTCGCCCGCGGCGAAGATCACTTTCCTCCCTTCGGCGATCTCCCTTCGACCCACCTTTGCGATCGTCGTGGTCTTCCCGACCCCGTTCACTCCGACGAAGAGCCAGACGGTGGGACCGTGCTCCGCCCTCTCGAGCGCCCGCTCCTTTCCGGACAGCTCGCCAATCATCTCATCCCGAAGCGCTCGGACCACCTTCGGAAAAGATCGGATCTTCGCGGTGCCCGCCCGCTCTCGTACCCTCTCCACCAAACGCCCGGCCGTGGCCACTCCCACGTCGGCCGCGATGAGAGCGTCCTCGAGCTCCTCCCAGTCCTCTTCGCCGAAACGGTCCCGTCGCGCGATCCGCGAGAGGCTCGAGGTAAGTCCGTCACGGGCCCTCGCCAGCCTTTCCCTGAAGCTCGGGCGGCGACGCTGCTCGGGGATCTCCAAGAGCTCCTCGAGCTCCTCTACCGACGGCACCGTCCGCTCCGCCGCAGGAATCGTGGTCTCGGCCGACACCTCCGTGTGGGACCGGTCCGACACCGTGGTGCCCGACGAAGACGGACGATCTTCGTCGGCTAGAGCCGTCGTCCCGTCCCCGACGGCGGGAGGCGGGGGCTCGAGCTCGCCGCGCGAGCGCACTCGAGCGCCGACGAGGACGACCAACGAGACGACCACCATGAGTGCGACGAGGATCAACAACTCCATGACGTCGGGAGCCTACCGCCGGGGCCGGACGGCTTCGGCCCGCCGGAGCGGCGATATGCGCCGAAACCTCACACCCCGCCGAGCCGCACCTCGATCACGCGGGTCTTCCCGCTTCGCAGCACCTCGAGACGTACGACGTCTCCTTCCTGTCGACGAGTGATCTTCACGGCGAGATCGGCCCCGTCCCTCACGCGCTCGCCGTCCACTGCGACTATCACGTCGCCCACCTCGATCCCCGCTCGTTCTGCCGAAGAGCCCTCCATGACCCTCATCACGAGAGCACCGGGTTCGCCGTCGATGCGCCGACCGGGAACCACACCCAATCGCCCAGGTTTGAAATCTCGGCCTTGGACGATCGCCTGCGCAGCTTGGTGGGCGATGTCGATCGGGATCGCGAACCCGATCCCGGCACTCTCACCGGTCTGAGAGAAGATTGCCGTGTTCATACCGATGACCCGCCCTCGCCTGTCCACCAGCGGGCCGCCGGAGTTGCCCGGGTTGATGGGCGCATCCGTCTGGATCATGCCGACTGTGAGCTGTGCCG encodes:
- the rplS gene encoding 50S ribosomal protein L19, with protein sequence MNPTDVVDRVSLRQDVPEFGPGDRVRVHYRVVEGDKERIQVFEGVVIARRGSGVRETFTVRKISFGVGVERIFPVHSPMIAKIEVASRGDVRRAKLYYLRGRVGKKAKIKEKRDF
- a CDS encoding ATP-dependent protease; the encoded protein is MLAAIPSATCVGVDGREVRVEVHVSNGLPGFAIVGLPDTACREARDRVRAALLSSGEHWPQRRITVNLAPSSVRKEGSGFDLAIAVGLLVAEGLLSPEVVAGRAFIAELGLDGSLRPVPGVLPMVASISAGQVVVAEASVAEASLVRGVRVRTSPDLATLLAVLRGNRPWPDPPAPVIRDREVPSPDLADVRGQPIARWALEVAAAGGHGLLLVGPPGVGKSMLVRRLPGLLPDLDDEDALEVTRIHSVAGLLSEVDGLLRRPPFRAPHHTASRVAMVGGGGTRVMPGEVSLAHRGVLFLDELAEFPGSVLETLRQPIEEGVVRIVRARESVCFPARFMLVGATNPCPCGSPHGPCSCTCTSTARARYTRRLSGPLLDRFDLRVEVSAPHPEALLSEAREETTAEVAGRVRAVRERSRRRGFRTNAEIPDDRLDELAPMDRSARQVADRAVSTGRISARGLRRIRLVALTLADLEDHEGPLRARHLEQSLLLRADLGRYATGV
- the ftsY gene encoding signal recognition particle receptor FtsY, whose protein sequence is MELLILVALMVVVSLVVLVGARVRSRGELEPPPPAVGDGTTALADEDRPSSSGTTVSDRSHTEVSAETTIPAAERTVPSVEELEELLEIPEQRRRPSFRERLARARDGLTSSLSRIARRDRFGEEDWEELEDALIAADVGVATAGRLVERVRERAGTAKIRSFPKVVRALRDEMIGELSGKERALERAEHGPTVWLFVGVNGVGKTTTIAKVGRREIAEGRKVIFAAGDTFRAAATEQLESWAERVGASVVSAHEGADPASVVYDAIEAAAARGSDLVLADTAGRLHTRTNLMEELKKVRRVAEKGAGTVCEVFLVVDATTGQNGLAQAKTFAEAVGVTGVVLTKLDGSAKGGIVFSIESELGIPVKLVGLGEGPDDLVEFDPVEFVDGLLADVSGTADEASDSRDGRDGGIRGSEEGPGE
- the rpsP gene encoding 30S ribosomal protein S16 produces the protein MVKLRLMRMGKKKQPTYRVVAADSRRARDGRFIEIIGSYNPRTEPSEVKIHNDRAVDWLLKGAQPTDRVRKLLEISGAWEQFTAAKAAASAKGTDS
- the trmD gene encoding tRNA (guanine-N(1)-)-methyltransferase; this encodes MAALRVDVFTIFPEMLVHFFDSSLIGKARERGLLDIRVHDIREGADDTHRSVDDAPFGGGGGMVLMPEPVFRVVEAANPPRPLFLLDPAGDRFDQSMARSLADSGGFSLLCGRYEGVDERIRRHLSDGELSIGDFVLSGGEVAAMVVVEAVTRLVPGVLGNECSAHEDSFVEGLLEHPHYTRPADFRGWRVPPVLRSGDHEQIRRWRRARSLQRTLRRRPDLIAARGGLSEEELRLICEFPPDADE
- a CDS encoding KH domain-containing protein, whose protein sequence is MNEDLYDHNELDANRLRGVMARDVAEYLAKSVVTRPDAVSVELSDDRDPIKIDVHVDPQDMGRVIGKRGRVAHAIRTLVAAAAAQEGERVEVEFYG
- a CDS encoding 4-hydroxybutyryl-CoA dehydratase, with product MVKVRSAQSTSLERVTLRSPEEYLSSVADGRRVHYRGRWIQDIRAEPELAVALEHAALDYRVAEMPEYRHLAVWEDPETGEAHSSYWKIPRNSEDLLARSRLIETVTGLGGTMVTLIKEIGSDACFALLRVLEGEALERARAFWSRCRDRDLAVAVAQTDVKGDRSLPPHMQPDPDHYVRIVDRGPEGIVVRGAKAHTSVSVNADEIVVLPTRAMGPEDQDWSVAFAVPTNTPGLSLYVSSYGATSSEDEFTHPLSGRHKMLETLTVFDDVFVPAERVFLAGEHHLAGPLALAFVEYHRFTAVSYKLPLLDALVGCAVSLAEMNGVARAGHIREKIAQLVAYSEEVRGLTELAAVRARHERGIAYPDPLTTNLAKFRFATGYHQALEWVQDCAGGLLVTGPGGEDWENPETRKVLEKYFAAAAPAEERLRMMNLASELTARDFGGYHAVLAVHAEGSIEAEKLQLVRSWDRERAVSYARRLAGLD
- the rimM gene encoding ribosome maturation factor RimM, with product MTATPGSVKGRGDDRLLEVGRVVKPHGLRGEVVVSLVSNRSERTVAGCEFRIAGTERSLVVKAARPHKRRWLMQFEGVTDRDGAERLRGVVLLARPIDDPEADWVHEMIGAHVVTRDGSSVGAVVAVQANPASDLLVLESGTLIPLTFVVQIAGDRIVVDTPPGLLDL
- the ffh gene encoding signal recognition particle protein, with the protein product MFEQLSERLEGILGRLRGRGTLRAEDVDEALRDIRRALLEADVNVEVARAFVGRVRERCVGASAHAALTPAQQVVKAVHDELVAALGGQTVELEYPAKPPTVVLLAGLQGSGKTTTAAKLALWFKKKGRRPVLVGADLQRPAAVDQLRTLGERIGVPVFSEPTDPIRVAKSGVEAAKAEGADVVIVDTAGRLAIDEELMDEVRRIGEAVSPHYRFLVVDAMTGQDAVRVAERFHAAVGIDGVILTKLDGDARGGAALSVKETIGRPIFFASSGEKVEDFDLFHPDRLAGRILGMGDVLTLIEKAEEAYERDKAAEAARKLVEGRFTLDDFLEQLQAVKKMGPISNLVSMLPGVPRELRNQEIDDREVRRVEAIIRSMTPEERVRPEIIDGSRRERIARGSGTSPSDVSDLVQQFLRVRKMLNNWMGLGTKRMAAARKRKSGRGKGKVRKGGRVTPKGGLPRPGMSGPPAGEIDGFPASGSPLGFD